A genome region from Roseofilum casamattae BLCC-M143 includes the following:
- a CDS encoding Panacea domain-containing protein codes for MLSCFDIADYFIGLANETGSFVSNLKLQKLVYYAQAWYLALYDEPLFAEDFEAWIHGPVIPSLYQEYKSFGWKPIFKDVHPKLPTNIVQFLDEVAQEYFACNGYELERMTHFEDPWNWAREDLPPDEPSHEIIQKEWMWEYYGDRVQKV; via the coding sequence ATGCTATCTTGCTTCGACATAGCAGACTACTTTATTGGGTTAGCTAATGAGACTGGTTCGTTCGTTAGCAATCTCAAGCTGCAAAAGCTCGTTTACTATGCCCAAGCTTGGTATCTTGCCCTGTATGACGAACCTCTGTTTGCAGAAGACTTTGAAGCTTGGATTCACGGCCCGGTTATTCCATCTCTATATCAAGAATATAAGTCTTTTGGATGGAAACCCATTTTCAAGGATGTTCATCCGAAACTGCCCACAAATATCGTGCAGTTTCTGGATGAGGTGGCGCAAGAGTATTTTGCGTGTAATGGCTACGAACTGGAGCGAATGACCCATTTTGAAGATCCGTGGAATTGGGCGAGAGAGGATTTGCCACCCGACGAACCTTCCCATGAGATTATTCAGAAAGAATGGATGTGGGAATATTACGGCGATCGCGTCCAAAAAGTTTAA